A stretch of Ipomoea triloba cultivar NCNSP0323 chromosome 13, ASM357664v1 DNA encodes these proteins:
- the LOC116001624 gene encoding uncharacterized protein LOC116001624, which produces MYPKVKVRDQQEEDDQYAYGLGSLPSLKAFDAISISDLSSPDDSPTSVVRIPRSYISNSAKPASPVSTGATNNKSQKTSSEGTTKPRSSSVPRPRAVLSSPDNDQRIGVSNKPRAKLLPGLKSQNTCQSRHTQCKIIPRMAKAESPLNAIEFKDSDQSKIIPRMTIGESRPINAKEFKDSVHGETGLQVKGRLARTELNQKTHIRKGPGSARSKALGNSKVAE; this is translated from the exons A TGTATCCCAAGGTGAAGGTGAGGGATCAGCAGGAAGAGGATGATCAGTATGCTTATGGATTGGGTTCTTTGCCATCCTTAAAAGCTTTTGATGCCATCTCCATCTCTGACTTGTCTTCTCCAG ATGATTCTCCAACATCAGTTGTAAGGATTCCCAGGTCATATATCTCAAATTCAGCCAAGCCCGCAAGTCCTGTCTCCACAG GTGCAACGAATAACAAGAGCCAAAAAACTTCAAGTGAAGGCACAACTAAACCGAGATCTAGTTCAGTCCCAAGACCACGAGCAGTCTTATCTAGTCCTG ATAATGATCAAAGGATAGGAGTTAGTAACAAGCCGAGAGCTAAATTGCTTCCTGGATTGAAAAGTCAGAACACGTGCCAAAGTAGACATACACAATGCAAAATTATTCCCAGAATGGCGAAAGCTGAAAGCCCTTTAAACGCTATAGAGTTCAAAGATTCAGATCAAAGCAAAATAATTCCTAGAATGACCATAGGTGAAAGCCGCCCTATAAACGCTAAAGAGTTCAAAGATTCAGTTCATGGTGAGACTGGCCTTCAGGTTAAAGGAAGGTTAGCGAGAACTGAACTGAATCAGAAGACACATATCAGAAAAGGGCCGGGTTCTGCTAGAAGTAAAGCACTCGGGAATTCCAAAGTGGCggagtaa
- the LOC116002723 gene encoding 28 kDa ribonucleoprotein, chloroplastic-like — protein MAATAMASSFSTSMQTLKCTRPKLLTLVKSIKTSQQLQSHFLGIESCLLTSKRRAHRLAAAVAQEEAAVTDTPPVVPDEEEESGGDDQSSGVNCKLYFGNLPYNCDSAQLAGIVQDYGSPELVEVLYDRETGKSRGFAFVTMSCVEDCNAVIENLDGRVFGGRTLRVNFSDKPKAKEPLYPETEYKLFVGNLAWSVTSEMLTEMFEAYGSVVGARVLYDGETGRSRGYGFVSYETREEMENAITSLNGVELEGRAMRISQAQGKKQ, from the exons ATGGCAGCCACCGCCATGGCCTCCTCCTTCTCCACTTCCATGCAAACCCTCAAATGCACCCGCCCCAAGCTCCTCACCCTCGTAAAATCCATCAAGACGTCGCAGCAGCTGCAATCGCACTTTCTCGGGATAGAATCGTGCCTGTTGACCAGCAAACGGAGAGCGCACAGACTCGCGGCCGCGGTGGCGCAAGAAGAGGCGGCCGTGACGGACACGCCGCCGGTTGTGCCGGATGAAGAGGAGGAAAGCGGCGGCGATGATCAGAGTAGTGGTGTGAATTGTAAGCTCTACTTTGGGAATTTGCCCTATAATTGTGACAGTGCGCAGCTCGCTGGGATCGTTCAAGACTATGGTAGCCCTGAGCTTGTTGAG GTTCTGTACGATAGAGAAACTGGCAAAAGCAGAGGGTTTGCATTCGTGACGATGAGCTGTGTTGAAGATTGCAACGCTGTCATTGAAAATCTCGACGGAAGA GTGTTTGGCGGTAGAACACTGAGGGTGAACTTCTCAGACAAGCCCAAGGCGAAGGAGCCTCTATATCCAGAAACCGAGTACAAACTTTTTGTTGGCAACTTAGCCTGGTCTGTCACATCCGAAATGCTAACAGAAATGTTTGAAGCATATGGCAGTGTGGTTGGGGCGAGGGTTCTATATGATGGGGAGACCGGAAGGTCCCGTGGCTATGGCTTTGTTAGCTACGAAACCAGGGAGGAGATGGAAAACGCGATCACTTCTCTGAATGGAGTG GAGCTGGAAGGAAGGGCGATGCGCATCAGCCAAGCACAGGGCAAGAAACAGTAG
- the LOC116001961 gene encoding nuclear transport factor 2-like isoform X2 encodes MATPFSLPVTAAQVGSYFLGQYYQVLQQQPEFVYQFYSDASTMIRIDANARETASGMLQIHTVIMSLHFTGIEIKTAHSLESWNGGVLVMVSGSVHVKDFNGRRKFVQTFFLAPQEKGYFIFNDIFHFVEEERIIQHHVAYLSQANLDTKLNTPATFRDQVSNYLLGGEIQARDFVPPAKIEENGPVNDYHFVEEQLQQVSEAEKIPEDNFAVQSNGSLQSTMNHAQDHLSATIEEPIAEPQKHTYASIVAKAPSVQAVPLQASNKPAPPSSEWQDVPDPPSQPACVPSSSVERSGAEVVEEYPAVEDEMEVKSVYVRNVPTTMDPSEIEEEFKKFGKLKPDGVAIRTRKDFDVCYAFVEFEDVSSVQNAIKASFVEIGGHQLYIEGRRPNRNNLYRGRGRGRGKVNYQMDGRGLRFGGRGFVRGNGQDGGDRDYRSSSRGNGFYRQAPRLSGSQYGSRNGHSVSE; translated from the exons ATGGCCACGCCGTTTTCCTTGCCCGTCACCGCCGCTCAG GTTGGTTCCTACTTTCTAGGACAGTACTATCAGGTACTACAACAGCAGCCTGAGTTTGTTTACCAGTTCTACAGTGATGCTAGCACCATGATTCGGATTGATGCCAATGCCAGGGAGACTGCTTCTGGGATGCTG CAAATCCACACGGTTATCATGTCACTCCATTTTACTGGTATAGAGATCAAGACAGCACATTCCTTAGAATCATGGAATGGTGGTGTTCTAGTCATGGTTTCAGGTTCTGTCCATGTAAAGGATTTTAATGGGAGAAGGAAGTTTGTGCAGACCTTTTTCCTTGCACCCCAGGAGAAAGGTTACTTTATTTTCAATGATATCTTTCactttgttgaagaagaaaggaTAATCCAACATCACGTTGCCTATTTAAGTCAGGCCAATCTTGATACCAAGCTGAATACGCCAGCTACATTTCGTGATCAAG TATCCAACTACTTGCTGGGTGGAGAAATCCAGGCAAGGGATTTTGTGCCGCCTGCAAAGATTGAAGAAAATGGGCCAGTGAATGACTACCACTTTGTGGAGGAGCAGCTACAGCAAGTCTCTGAAGCTGAAAAGATCCCTGAGGATAATTTTGCTGTGCAGTCAAATGGTTCACTTCAGAGTACAATGAACCATGCACAGGACCATTTATCTGCTACTATTGAGGAACCAATTGCTGAGCCCCAGAAACACACTTATGCTTCCATT GTTGCTAAAGCACCATCTGTGCAAGCTGTACCCCTGCAGGCCTCTAACAAACCTGCACCTCCCTCATCTGAGTGGCAAGATGTACCAGATCCCCCTAGTCAGCCAGCTTGTGTGCCATCCAGCTCTGTTGAGAGGTCTGGGGCAGAAGTGGTTGAAGAATATCCAGCTGTGGAAGATGAAA TGGAGGTGAAGTCAGTGTATGTGAGAAACGTACCCACAACAATGGATCCTTCCGAAATTGAGGAggaatttaaaaagtttggtaaACTAAAGCCTGATGGTGTGGCCATCAGAACGCGGAAG GATTTTGATGTATGCTATGCATTCGTTGAATTTGAAGATGTCTCGAGTGTGCAAAATGCAATTAAG GCATCTTTTGTTGAGATTGGTGGACACCAGTTATACATTGAAGGAAGAAGACCGAACAGAAACAACCTGTATCGAGGAA GAGGACGCGGTAGAGGCAAGGTCAATTACCAGATGGATGGAAGGGGGTTGCGCTTTGGTGGCCGTGGTTTTGTCAGGGGAAACGGTCAAGATGGAGGTGATCGCGACTACAGATCTTCGTCTAGAGGAAACGGTTTCTACAGGCAAGCTCCCCGCCTTTCTGGCAGTCAATACGGGTCTAGAAATGGACACAGCGTATCAGAATAA
- the LOC116001961 gene encoding nuclear transport factor 2-like isoform X1, whose translation MATPFSLPVTAAQVGSYFLGQYYQVLQQQPEFVYQFYSDASTMIRIDANARETASGMLQIHTVIMSLHFTGIEIKTAHSLESWNGGVLVMVSGSVHVKDFNGRRKFVQTFFLAPQEKGYFIFNDIFHFVEEERIIQHHVAYLSQANLDTKLNTPATFRDQVSNYLLGGEIQARDFVPPAKIEENGPVNDYHFVEEQLQQVSEAEKIPEDNFAVQSNGSLQSTMNHAQDHLSATIEEPIAEPQKHTYASILQVAKAPSVQAVPLQASNKPAPPSSEWQDVPDPPSQPACVPSSSVERSGAEVVEEYPAVEDEMEVKSVYVRNVPTTMDPSEIEEEFKKFGKLKPDGVAIRTRKDFDVCYAFVEFEDVSSVQNAIKASFVEIGGHQLYIEGRRPNRNNLYRGRGRGRGKVNYQMDGRGLRFGGRGFVRGNGQDGGDRDYRSSSRGNGFYRQAPRLSGSQYGSRNGHSVSE comes from the exons ATGGCCACGCCGTTTTCCTTGCCCGTCACCGCCGCTCAG GTTGGTTCCTACTTTCTAGGACAGTACTATCAGGTACTACAACAGCAGCCTGAGTTTGTTTACCAGTTCTACAGTGATGCTAGCACCATGATTCGGATTGATGCCAATGCCAGGGAGACTGCTTCTGGGATGCTG CAAATCCACACGGTTATCATGTCACTCCATTTTACTGGTATAGAGATCAAGACAGCACATTCCTTAGAATCATGGAATGGTGGTGTTCTAGTCATGGTTTCAGGTTCTGTCCATGTAAAGGATTTTAATGGGAGAAGGAAGTTTGTGCAGACCTTTTTCCTTGCACCCCAGGAGAAAGGTTACTTTATTTTCAATGATATCTTTCactttgttgaagaagaaaggaTAATCCAACATCACGTTGCCTATTTAAGTCAGGCCAATCTTGATACCAAGCTGAATACGCCAGCTACATTTCGTGATCAAG TATCCAACTACTTGCTGGGTGGAGAAATCCAGGCAAGGGATTTTGTGCCGCCTGCAAAGATTGAAGAAAATGGGCCAGTGAATGACTACCACTTTGTGGAGGAGCAGCTACAGCAAGTCTCTGAAGCTGAAAAGATCCCTGAGGATAATTTTGCTGTGCAGTCAAATGGTTCACTTCAGAGTACAATGAACCATGCACAGGACCATTTATCTGCTACTATTGAGGAACCAATTGCTGAGCCCCAGAAACACACTTATGCTTCCATT TTACAGGTTGCTAAAGCACCATCTGTGCAAGCTGTACCCCTGCAGGCCTCTAACAAACCTGCACCTCCCTCATCTGAGTGGCAAGATGTACCAGATCCCCCTAGTCAGCCAGCTTGTGTGCCATCCAGCTCTGTTGAGAGGTCTGGGGCAGAAGTGGTTGAAGAATATCCAGCTGTGGAAGATGAAA TGGAGGTGAAGTCAGTGTATGTGAGAAACGTACCCACAACAATGGATCCTTCCGAAATTGAGGAggaatttaaaaagtttggtaaACTAAAGCCTGATGGTGTGGCCATCAGAACGCGGAAG GATTTTGATGTATGCTATGCATTCGTTGAATTTGAAGATGTCTCGAGTGTGCAAAATGCAATTAAG GCATCTTTTGTTGAGATTGGTGGACACCAGTTATACATTGAAGGAAGAAGACCGAACAGAAACAACCTGTATCGAGGAA GAGGACGCGGTAGAGGCAAGGTCAATTACCAGATGGATGGAAGGGGGTTGCGCTTTGGTGGCCGTGGTTTTGTCAGGGGAAACGGTCAAGATGGAGGTGATCGCGACTACAGATCTTCGTCTAGAGGAAACGGTTTCTACAGGCAAGCTCCCCGCCTTTCTGGCAGTCAATACGGGTCTAGAAATGGACACAGCGTATCAGAATAA
- the LOC116001962 gene encoding uncharacterized protein LOC116001962, protein MLHTEPSFAIYNSDEGLPGEIRNGDSVAEAMGEFSFGKGMGLIDEKDGEGENEEKDEGLNGFKDLGLGIDGDGDGEIENYCKMMVEENPSNPLFLRKYAQLLQAKGDLSGAEEHYFLATLADPKDGETLMQYAKLVWELYHDKDRAYSYFKRAALAAPQDSHVLGAYASFLWEIDDGDDQSNEDLQGDEQYLGAILDDHRSDGEIISEYANFIWQLHHDKDKASSYFKRALQASPEDSNVLAAYASFLWQIEEDNEDSSSE, encoded by the exons ATGTTGCATACAGAACCGTCATTTGCGATTTACAATTCGGACGAGGGGCTCCCGGGAGAGATTAGGAATGGAGATTCGGTTGCAGAAGCCATGGGAGAATTCAGCTTTGGCAAGGGAATGGGTTTGATTGATGAAAAGGATGGGGAAGGAGAGAATGAGGAGAAAGATGAAGGCTTGAATGGGTTTAAGGATTTGGGTTTGGGGATTGATGGTGATGGAGATGGAGAGATTGAGAATTACTGTAAGATGATGGTGGAAGAGAACCCTTCTAACCCTTTGTTTCTCAGGAAATATGCTCAGCTTTTGCAG GCAAAGGGTGATCTATCAGGAGCTGAGGAACACTACTTTCTTGCCACCCTAGCTGATCCCAAAGACGGCGAAACATTAATGCAATATGCTAAATTGGTGTGGGAGCTCTATCATGATAAAGATCGAGCCTATAGTTACTTTAAGCGTGCAGCTCTTGCTGCTCCTCAAGATAG CCATGTTCTTGGAGCATATGCTAGTTTTCTATGGGAgattgatgatggtgatgatcaG TCCAACGAAGACCTACAGGGAGATGAACAGTATTTGGGCGCAATTCTAGATGACCACCGTAGTGATGGAGAAATCATTTCAGAATACGCAAATTTCATCTGGCAACTCCATCATGACAAAGATAAAGCATCATCCTACTTCAAGAGAGCACTTCAAGCTTCCCCAGAAGATAG CAATGTGCTTGCAGCATATGCTAGTTTTCTATGGCAAATAGAGGAAGACAATGAAGATTCATCATCAGAATGA
- the LOC116001805 gene encoding auxin-responsive protein IAA12-like isoform X1, translated as METTLGLMGNEAELELGLGLSLGSGVGKIKKSEWGRILTAKDFPNGFSSGNGRANAAVSGTKRAADSYVGSPPSGVSQVVGWPPIRRAYRMNSLVNNQAKVPNAEQDKGVGSENKEISKKKMNHGNYKDDAASSSKETGHLGFVKVNMDGVPIGRKVDLKAHTSYENLAKTLEDMFFMSTTKTMKSICSREKQQEMAPFKLLDGSSEFVLTYEDKEGDWMLVGDVPWRMFLSNVMRLRIMRTSEANGLAPSVQERHDRCKGKPI; from the exons ATGGAAACAACTCTTGGGTTGATGGGTAATGAGGCAGAGCTTGAGCTGGGGTTGGGGCTGAGCCTGGGGAGTGGTGTGGGGAAAATCAAGAAATCAGAATGGGGTAGAATATTGACAGCTAAAGATTTCCCTAATGGGTTTTCAAGTGGAAATGGAAGGGCTAATGCTGCAGTTTCTGGCACTAAAAGAGCTGCAGATTCTTATGTTGGCTCTCCTCCTTCTGGTGTTAG CCAGGTGGTGGGGTGGCCACCCATAAGGAGGGCTTACAGGATGAACAGCTTGGTTAACAATCAAGCAAAAGTTCCAAATGCTGAACAGGATAAGGGAGTTGGGAGTGAGAACAAAGAGATctcaaagaagaaaatgaaccaTGGAAATTACAAGGATGATGCAGCAAGTAGCAGCAAAGAAACTGGGCATCTTGGGTTTGTGAAGGTGAATATGGATGGAGTCCCAATTGGGAGAAAGGTGGATCTGAAGGCTCATACTTCCTATGAAAATCTGGCCAAAACCTTGGAGGATATGTTCTTCATGTCCACAACAAAAACCATGAAGTCTATCTGCA GTAGGGAAAAGCAGCAAGAAATGGCACCCTTTAAGCTTCTGGATGGATCATCTGAGTTTGTACTAACATATGAGGATAAAGAAGGAGACTGGATGCTTGTGGGAGATGTTCCATGGAG GATGTTTCTCAGCAATGTGATGAGGCTAAGAATCATGAGGACTTCTGAGGCGAATGGACTCG CTCCGAGTGTTCAAGAAAGGCATGACAGATGCAAAGGGAAGCCGATCTAG
- the LOC116001805 gene encoding auxin-responsive protein IAA12-like isoform X2, giving the protein METTLGLMGNEAELELGLGLSLGSGVGKIKKSEWGRILTAKDFPNGFSSGNGRANAAVSGTKRAADSYVGSPPSGVSSQVVGWPPIRRAYRMNSLVNNQAKVPNAEQDKGVGSENKEISKKKMNHGNYKDDAASSSKETGHLGFVKVNMDGVPIGRKVDLKAHTSYENLAKTLEDMFFMSTTKTMKSICSREKQQEMAPFKLLDGSSEFVLTYEDKEGDWMLVGDVPWRMFLSNVMRLRIMRTSEANGLAPSVQERHDRCKGKPI; this is encoded by the exons ATGGAAACAACTCTTGGGTTGATGGGTAATGAGGCAGAGCTTGAGCTGGGGTTGGGGCTGAGCCTGGGGAGTGGTGTGGGGAAAATCAAGAAATCAGAATGGGGTAGAATATTGACAGCTAAAGATTTCCCTAATGGGTTTTCAAGTGGAAATGGAAGGGCTAATGCTGCAGTTTCTGGCACTAAAAGAGCTGCAGATTCTTATGTTGGCTCTCCTCCTTCTGGTGTTAG CAGCCAGGTGGTGGGGTGGCCACCCATAAGGAGGGCTTACAGGATGAACAGCTTGGTTAACAATCAAGCAAAAGTTCCAAATGCTGAACAGGATAAGGGAGTTGGGAGTGAGAACAAAGAGATctcaaagaagaaaatgaaccaTGGAAATTACAAGGATGATGCAGCAAGTAGCAGCAAAGAAACTGGGCATCTTGGGTTTGTGAAGGTGAATATGGATGGAGTCCCAATTGGGAGAAAGGTGGATCTGAAGGCTCATACTTCCTATGAAAATCTGGCCAAAACCTTGGAGGATATGTTCTTCATGTCCACAACAAAAACCATGAAGTCTATCTGCA GTAGGGAAAAGCAGCAAGAAATGGCACCCTTTAAGCTTCTGGATGGATCATCTGAGTTTGTACTAACATATGAGGATAAAGAAGGAGACTGGATGCTTGTGGGAGATGTTCCATGGAG GATGTTTCTCAGCAATGTGATGAGGCTAAGAATCATGAGGACTTCTGAGGCGAATGGACTCG CTCCGAGTGTTCAAGAAAGGCATGACAGATGCAAAGGGAAGCCGATCTAG
- the LOC116000827 gene encoding uncharacterized protein LOC116000827 has product MASVTAHHHKRKVMVVADPTRESAAALEYALSHAILEGDTIILLHVENQTNAWKNPIGSFFKWPPLPSLEFLEALKRACEIAQPKSRVQTERVAIMEGKDKGSLILSHSAKLGIDLLIIGQKRTLSHAILGNMSGSLRGQDTADYLIENSKCTCVGVQRKGQNAGYILNTKIQKNFWLLA; this is encoded by the exons ATGGCAAGCGTCACCGCTCATCATCATAAACGCAAGGTGATGGTGGTGGCCGACCCGACCCGGGAATCGGCGGCGGCCCTGGAATACGCCCTATCCCATGCAATCCTGGAAGGGGATACCATTATTCTCCTCCACGTTGAGAACCAAACAAACGCGTGGAAAAACCCGATTGGGTCGTTCTTTAAATGGCCGCCCTTGCCGTCGTTGGAGTTTTTGGAAGCGTTGAAGCGTGCATGCGAGATTGCGCAGCCGAAGAGTAGGGTGCAGACGGAGAGGGTGGCCATAATGGAAGGGAAGGATAAAGGTTCACTCATTCTTTCCCATAGCGCCAAGCTTGGGATTGATCTCCTCATTATAGGCCAAAAGAGGACTCTATCCCATGCTATCCTAGG GAACATGAGTGGATCGTTAAGGGGACAAGACACTGCAGACTATTTGATCGAGAACAGCAAGTGCACCTGCGTTGGAGTGCAGAGAAAAGGCCAAAATGCAGGATATATTCTTAATACCAAAATACAGAAAAACTTTTGGCTCTTAGCTTAg